The sequence below is a genomic window from Mycobacterium spongiae.
TACATCATCGTCGCGGGCAAGGTCAAGATCGGTCGTCGCTCGGCGGACGGCCGGGAAAACCTGCTCACCATCATGGGCCCGTCGGACATGTTCGGCGAGTTATCGATCTTCGACCCAGGGCCGCGAACATCCAGCGCAACGACGATTACCGAGGTGCGCGCGGTGTCAATGGACCGCGAAGCGCTTCGGGCATGGATCGCCGATCGTCCGGAAATCGCCGAGCAACTGCTGCGGGTACTCGCGCGCCGGTTGCGGCGCACCAACAACAACTTGGCCGACCTGATCTTCACCGACGTACCCGGCCGGGTAGCCAAGCAACTGCTGCAACTCGCCCAGCGTTTCGGCACCCAAGAAGGTGGCGCAATGCGGGTCACCCATGACCTGACTCAAGAAGAGATCGCCCAGCTCGTAGGGGCTTCCCGGGAGACAGTGAACAAGGCGCTGGCCGATTTCGCTCACCGCGGCTGGATTCGCCTCGAGGGCAAGAGCGTACTGATCTCCGACTCCGAGAGGCTGGCCCGCCGAGCGAGGTAGCCCGACGACGATGCGGCCCGCATAGCGGGGCGAGGAGGAGTTGGGCAATTCGGCCTAAGCGCGCGCGGAGCGCGGGCGCAACCGAGCGAGCATCCAACCCCGAGCGAGGTAGCCCGACGACGATGCGGCCCGCATAGCGGGGCGAGGAGGAGTTGGGCAATTCGGCCTAAGCGCGCGCGGAGCGCGGGCGCAACCGAGCGAGCATCCAACCCCGAGCGAGGTAGTGCCCGGGGAGGTCCCGGACAACCAGACCAGGCGTACTGAGAGTCCAGCGCCGAGATTGCCGTCAGGGCTGTGGTTGCTCAACGGATCACGACCGTGGCGGCAATCTGGCCGTCAATCTCGGCGCAGATAGTCCAGTTGGGCCTGCACAGACCATTCGGCCGTGTCCCACAGCCTCTCGTCGACGTCGACGTAGACATGTTCGACGACTTGGCGGACGGTGGCATGATCGCCTAGATCGCGCAGCGCTGCGCGCACCTGCTCTAGGCGCTCGTTGCGGTGCGCGAGGTACCCCGAAGCGACGGCCTCCATGTCGGCCAGTTCCGGCCCGTGCCCAGGCAGCACCATGCGCTTTCCGAGGCCACGCAGCCGTTTCAGGGATTCCAAGTAGTCGGCTAGGCAGCCATCCTCTTTGTCGATGACCGTGGTGCCGCGGCCAAGCACGGTGTCCGCGGTCAGAACGGCGCCGCCTACCACAAAAGAAAGCGAGTCAGCGGTGTGGCCAGGGGTGGCCAACACCGTGATCGTCACCCCGGCGGCATCGATCACCTCGCGGTCGCTCAGCGTCACTGCGCTGCCGCGCAGGAACTGCGGATCCGCGGCGCGTACTGACGCTCCGGTCCTCTCGACGAGTTTGTCGACACCGGCGCTGTGATCGACGTGACGGTGGCTGATCAGCACCAGCGCTATCCGGCCCAGCGCTGCAATCCGGGCAATGTGCTCGTCGTCGTCGGGCCCTGGATCGACCACAACGAACTCGTCACTGCCAGGACCGCGTAGCACCCAGGTGTTGGTGCCTTCCAGTGTGAGCAATCCGGGGTTTTCAGCCAACAGGACGGACGCGGTGTCGGTGACCGCCCGCAACTTGCCGTATGCCGGGTGCGTCAACGCCACGTCAGTCTCGGTCACGACCCCTGACCGACCTCCACAATGAGCTCTACTTCCACCGGAGCGTCCAGCGGTAGCTCCGCGACGCCGACCGCGGAACGCGCATGGGAGCCGCAATCGCCGAACACGTCGGCCAGCAGGTCAGAGGCCCCGTTGACCACGCTGGGCTGACCGTGGAAACCAGGCGCGGAGGCGACGAACCCCACCACCTTGACCACCTGGCTCACCGCGTCGAGACCTACCAGTCCATCCACTGCTGCCAGCGCGTTGAGTGCGCAGATACGTGCCATCGCTTTGCCCTCTTCCGGGCTAACGTCGGCGCCGACCTTGCCGGTCCGGATTAGCTTTCCCGCTTCGAGGGGCAGTTGGCCGGCGGTGTAGACCAGATTGCCGGTACGAACCGCGGGAACATAGGCCGCTAGTGGCGCTGCGACTTGCGGAAGCACAACGCCGATTTGCCCAAGCCGCGCCTTCCACGAGGAACCAGCAGTCACGGGGCGACGACCTCCTACTTCGGGCGCTTAAGGTAGGCAACGTGCTGCTCGCCGGTGGGCCCGGGCAGCACCGCCACCAGCTCCCATCCATCGGCGCCCCACTGATCGAGGATCTGTTTGGTGGCGTGCGTCAGCAACGGAACCGTGGCGTATTCCCATGTGGTGGGTTGGGTCATGACGTGAGCTTATCCGTCGACGCTGACCAGTTCCGATCAGCCCGGCGCCGAGCAGCAGCCAACGGTGGCGGTAAGGCGCCGGTTCTCGAAGGTCGTCACATCGCTCGGGCTAGCATGCGATTGTGGCGAACACATCTAGCGGCGGTACCGCCGTCGGCTGGCCATCGCGGCTCTCGAAGGCCCGCCTCCATTTCGTGACGGGCAAAGGCGGCACCGGAAAATCGACGATCGCGGCCGCGCTTGCGCTGACCCTGGCAGCGGGGGGCCGCAAAGTCCTTCTGGTCGAAGTCGAGGGGCGCCAGGGGATCGCGCAACTATTCGATGTCCCGCCCCTGCCCTACCAGGAGCTCAAAATTGCCACCGCCGAGCGCGGAGGCCAGGTCAACGCCCTGGCTATCGACATCGAGGCCGCCTTCTTGGAATACCTCGACATGTTCTACAACCTGGGCATTGCCGGCCGGGCGATGCGTCGCATCGGCGCCATCGAGTTCGCCACGACGATCGCTCCCGGTCTGCGTGACGTGCTACTGACCGGCAAGATCAAAGAGGCAGTGGTGCGCGTCGACAAGAACAGGCTGCCGGTCTACGACGCCATAGTTGTCGACGCACCGCCAACTGGCCGCATAGCGCATTTTCTCGACGTCACCAAGGCCGTGTCCGATCTGGCTAAGGGTGGGCCGGTGCACGCCCAAAGCGAAGGCGTCGTGAAGTTGCTCCACTCCGATCAGACCGCGATTCATTTGGTGACGCTGCTGGAAGCCCTACCCGTCCAAGAAACGCTGGAAGCCATCGAAGAGCTCGCCCAGCTCGAACTGCCGATCGGCAGCGTGATTGTGAACAGGAACATCCCGGCCTATCTGGCGCCTGAAGACCTGGCGAAGGCC
It includes:
- the crp gene encoding cAMP-activated global transcriptional regulator CRP gives rise to the protein MDEILARAGIFQGVEPSAVAALTRQLQPVDFPRGHTVFAEGEPGDRLYIIVAGKVKIGRRSADGRENLLTIMGPSDMFGELSIFDPGPRTSSATTITEVRAVSMDREALRAWIADRPEIAEQLLRVLARRLRRTNNNLADLIFTDVPGRVAKQLLQLAQRFGTQEGGAMRVTHDLTQEEIAQLVGASRETVNKALADFAHRGWIRLEGKSVLISDSERLARRAR
- a CDS encoding MBL fold metallo-hydrolase — translated: MTETDVALTHPAYGKLRAVTDTASVLLAENPGLLTLEGTNTWVLRGPGSDEFVVVDPGPDDDEHIARIAALGRIALVLISHRHVDHSAGVDKLVERTGASVRAADPQFLRGSAVTLSDREVIDAAGVTITVLATPGHTADSLSFVVGGAVLTADTVLGRGTTVIDKEDGCLADYLESLKRLRGLGKRMVLPGHGPELADMEAVASGYLAHRNERLEQVRAALRDLGDHATVRQVVEHVYVDVDERLWDTAEWSVQAQLDYLRRD
- a CDS encoding RidA family protein, translated to MTAGSSWKARLGQIGVVLPQVAAPLAAYVPAVRTGNLVYTAGQLPLEAGKLIRTGKVGADVSPEEGKAMARICALNALAAVDGLVGLDAVSQVVKVVGFVASAPGFHGQPSVVNGASDLLADVFGDCGSHARSAVGVAELPLDAPVEVELIVEVGQGS
- a CDS encoding DUF4177 domain-containing protein, whose protein sequence is MTQPTTWEYATVPLLTHATKQILDQWGADGWELVAVLPGPTGEQHVAYLKRPK
- a CDS encoding ArsA-related P-loop ATPase — its product is MVANTSSGGTAVGWPSRLSKARLHFVTGKGGTGKSTIAAALALTLAAGGRKVLLVEVEGRQGIAQLFDVPPLPYQELKIATAERGGQVNALAIDIEAAFLEYLDMFYNLGIAGRAMRRIGAIEFATTIAPGLRDVLLTGKIKEAVVRVDKNRLPVYDAIVVDAPPTGRIAHFLDVTKAVSDLAKGGPVHAQSEGVVKLLHSDQTAIHLVTLLEALPVQETLEAIEELAQLELPIGSVIVNRNIPAYLAPEDLAKAAEGDVDADSVRAGLAMAGIKLTDSEFAGLLTETIHHATRIAARAETAQELDALRVPRLELPTISDGVDLGSLYELSESLAHQGVR